A genomic region of Fusarium falciforme chromosome 4, complete sequence contains the following coding sequences:
- a CDS encoding NADH-cytochrome b5 reductase gives MSSGDNSLFARHYIDYVYMPGLLLIVGTLIIKKEWTPYAALVALAFGAYNFLAFQVKKVLKPDVFQEFELEEKTIISHNVAIYRFKLPSPKHILGLPIGQHISIGAPCVQPDGSTKEIVRSYTPISGDHQPGYFDLLIKSYPQGNISKHMASLVVGQSIRVRGPKGAFVYTPNMVRHFGMVAGGTGITPMLQVIRAIIRGRAAGDKTEVDLIFANVSPQDILLKEDLDSLAAQDAGIRIHYVLDKPPEGWTGGVGYVTADMITKWLPKPADDVKILLCGPPPMISGLKKAAESLGFKKARPVSKLEDQIFAF, from the exons ATGTCTTCCGGCGACAACTCGCTCTTTGCGAGGCACTACATCGACTATGTCTACATGCCTGGCctgctcctcatcgtcggaaccctcatcatcaagaaggagtGGACGCCCTACGCCGCCCTCGTCGCCCTCGCATTTGGCGCCTACAACTTCCTCGCCTTCC AGGTGAAGAAGGTCCTCAAGCCTGATGTCTTCCAGGAGttcgagctcgaggagaagaccaTCATCTCGCACAATGTCGCCAT CTACCGCTTCAAGCTCCCCAGCCCCAAGCACATCCTCGGTCTCCCCATCGGCCAGCATATCTCCATCGGCGCCCCCTGTGTCCAGCCCGATGGTTCTACCAAGGAGATTGTCCGCTCTTACACCCCCATCTCTGGTGACCATCAGCCCGGCTACTTCGACCTTCTGATCAAGTCGTACCCCCAGGGCAACATCTCCAAGCACATGGCCTCGCTCGTCGTTGGCCAGAGCATCCGCGTCCGTGGCCCCAAGGGCGCCTTCGTCTACACTCCCAACATGGTCCGCCACTTCGGTATGGTCGCCGGTGGCACTGGAATCACCCCTATGCTCCAGGTCATCCGGGCCATCATCCGAGGCCGCGCTGCCGGAGACAAGACCGAGGTCGACCTCATCTTTGCCAACGTCTCGCCCCAGGACATCCTCCTCAAGGAGGACCTCGACTCTCTCGCCGCCCAGGACGCCGGTATCCGCATCCACTATGTCCTCGACAAGCCTCCGGAGGGCTGGACTGGTGGCGTCGGCTATGTCACCGCCGACATGATCACC AAATGGCTCCCCAAGCCCGCCGACGAtgtcaagatcctcctcTGTGGACCTCCTCCCATGATTAGCGGTCTCAAGAAGGCCGCAGAGAGCCTTGGCTTCAAGAAGGCCCGCCCCGTCAGCAAGCTTGAGGACCAGATCTTTGCCTTTTAA